The Choristoneura fumiferana chromosome 5, NRCan_CFum_1, whole genome shotgun sequence region GGTGTGTCCCTgttattgttaaaataataatttttttggtTTGGCGCAGTCATCTTTGCTACTGATTATAACATTATCATATAGAAGCGTtaatcaattttaaattaattctacCTACGGAAGTAGGCCAAAAATCACTTCCGAAATTTGAAAgctttcttttatttaagtttttaagcaattttatttactttcagaaTTACAAAGATAAAGTACAAAACTGTCGTCACAtgcttttaaacaaatttagaGGAACTATTGGTGAAACAGACCTGCGTGCAACACTCACAGAAATATATGAAAGCATGTTTGATTTCACTTCAGATCTGACAACCACAGATGAAGAAATTGAAATAATAGCAGAGATAAGGAATCATTTAGTGCAAGAAGAACTGCAATGGTTTGTTCTTTACACTTCATGTAGGGTAGTTTTAACTGCTACACACTGTAAAACAAAAGCTTAAACTGTTAATATgattcaaataattatattatggtTGCTTATtaaagcacacacacacacaaacatcacgcctgtattcccaaatggggtaggcagagcacacaaaatattactgcttcggagccacttttagcagttttagtttgtaattttgacaaaaatggtacaatagtgccaagttgctagcctgttgcctacggtatacctaaacatatatcctcagtcgcctcttacgacatccatggaaaAAAAtggaggtgtaattctaacccaacACCACATGGGACAAAGCGTGTGTTATTAAAGCACAGCTTGACAAATAACACATGCTTGACTCGTGTATTCTATCTTATTAATTATGCTTGTAGCTTTTCCTTTCATTCACTCAATTCTGTTCaaaattgagaaaaatattttaagtaattaataacaaCTCATTTtgcatttattcagtaaatatacAAGATACCAAGCCATCACCCTATGCCCCTTTCCCTCCCTATCCGCAGTTAAATTTGTCTAGCTCTTCAGAGAATGAAAACGAGGAAACAAATGAAGAGATTCAGCGCTTTTgtgttttcattaaattttgagatagttaattttttttttttttttcacaggtATTTAGAAGAATATGATAAATCACAAACTGATAATGTAGACTGGTCTGCATTGGAACAAGATAATGTTATATGCCCAGTATGCCAGAGAgacaacttaaaattaaaccttGATTCTTTGACTTGTTCTCAATGTAAATTTGTGGTTCAGACTAAGTTATCTTTggatcaaataaaaaagtccctagaaatttgtattgaaaaacaTGGTGAAACTTGTGCCAACCCAGCACAATTTGCTATAGTTCCAGAATTAAATCAGTTGTACCTCATTTGCCATACCTGTAAGGACATGCAGTCAGTAATATAAATATGCTTAAAGGTGTTTTTGCAGTTTGAGAGAAATATTGAACATATAACAATTTCATCTTTGATGTTTAGATTGAACTTGCAAAGCACTATTAATATGGAATTGATTGAATTCTGGAATGTAAGTGAtgattattattgaataaattcatCTCCCAAaacatgatatgcctaaactaATAATTTTTGTAAGCATATCTAAAAATTGACTActattttaaaaacttaaatgaaTCCAGTTGTTAAGCAACACATTCTAATTTGGACAGAAGTTTTGCATCTAGGTACTATTTCTTTGTTACATTTTATCTTTACGTACAGACAAATTGATGAGTAATAGATAACTAAttcattaagatttttttattgatttactgtTATTGATTGACAAATCTGCTCACATGTGCTGCCCTTAGAGGAATTGTTGGCAATGTCAGACCTAAGAAATTGTAGATGCTCTCATTAATTCcttatttttatgttacttaTGCTTGATCTGCATTCTTGCTTATGCATTATGAAAGTGTGGTTACACATTTTTTGATTGATTATTATCCTGTTGATCTGatgatagtaataataattgtaataggATGGACGTCCTGAGGGCTTGCAAATTAGTTTTGGGTGGGATGTGGTCATGTGGTCCTGCCCTGCAGTGCACTGTGTAGTTGCCCTGTAGTATGAACAGCATTTTCCTTACGTACacggtgatttttaatcggtgatcaggaataacaaaaagcgaTAAGGATGGTCATACTGAACAACTTTTCCCATGGGATCAATATGAAAATGGGGGTAAAAAAATCAGCTATTTCATAGAAAACCTCAGCACCTCACCAGCCTCAATGAATGAAACCAGGGATTTTTTTCCCGATTTTCGTATTGGTCCCATGGGAAAAGTTATTGAGTATGACCCTCTTTAtcgctttttgttattcctgatcaccAATTAAAAATCACAGTGTATAATTGTTATCATTACGGTATTGTTGTACtagtcaactacaaaaagatGTATTGTTCACCTTATTGCAGACTACTATTTAACAACAAAGTGTAGCTTTCAGTAGTTCTGGAAATTACATACTAATACTTATGTccttttgacattttaatgCATATTTAATAGTcttcaaaaacatattttataatttagacTGGCATTTAAGCATATTCTTATGATGACTTATCGAAATATTTGGGCtcgaaatagaaaaaaactatTGGTAATTTAAGTAACAAATGGGACTCtttacccaactgcccgaaggagggttgtgTTTTTCGAGCGTTACATACAAAGCAAAGGCAAATTTTGATTGCCTGGGTACTTACTTGTAGTAGGgtaaaaaattacatctttaTGCAGTTGACTTACTTATCTATGTGCTAGAATGCTATCTGCAAATTAATTTCTTATATACATGGTGAAATTTCTTATTTCTTGAATAATTGTTAcctatttttatattaagaacCTACAGAgatttttgtacattttataGTAAGATGAAGAACTCGTTGATTCAAGATGATTTGTGTAATGCCATAGCAGGTTAGTGATAAATCCATTgtttacttaaatttaatttgttattgttatatttgtCTAAACAGGTTTTATGATGATTGATTGAATTGatttttaggaataaaaatcttattacaaaataaaaaatgacctTTATTTCAATTCATGAAGCATGGTAACATGttataattgtaaattattattttgtcataTAGCCGGGAGTTCGAACATTTAATACATGATTAATCATATCTACCAAAAGATTAGACTAAATGGTAACTTGTATAAAATGTCCATTAATAATAGTATAAAACAGTACCATTATTTTCACCGACAGTATTACATGGGCATCTTTGAGGTTTAATTCATCATCCTTATAAAATGGTCAACTAATTTGAATTATTCTAGGCCTGCAAACAAAAGCCCTCGATTAGTACACGCATAcacattaaatgatatttaatcACACATTGACGACAAAGATTATTATGCAGAGaataaacataaatttaattactaatattttgcatttttcaattagtaataattaaattaatagtaaaGTAAGGAACCCAAAACAGAACTCCTTTACAATAAACCATAATCATTTCGTTTTTGTAACACAAGTCCTTTTGTGTTGCCCTCCTTTCGGTATTGGAGGGACTCATTAATTTCTTCATACTTAcaatattaaagtaaatatacCTAACAGTGCAACGGTCTGGGGGATTCCGAAGATTCTCCATTCTTCTTTGGCTGGCCAATATCAATATTTGCtgcaattttaaaattgatgACTTTTATAAATCGTCAAGAGAGAATATTTGAAATCCACTCACTGTACTTTTATTCTGAGAAGCCCAACTTGCCTTGGTATGTTATAGTTATATATCTACGGCATACCAGGCAGTCGTTTATAAGaattataagttaaaaaaaaatactttgtcaCGATACGTACATATACCTTAGCTATgataatcaattaaattataacacacttttaaaaattaaactcaaataaTTCTAAATTTTCTGATTTTAAAATCCAACCATATTGTGTTttatataaagtttattttggaaatgtgaatatttcgaattgtttcagtttaattttaaaggtgcgataAGACTCCCAAtcaacacaatgagggctatcgcgtatgaattcgccactagaggcgctagtgtagcgtgaggtctccgaaatgtcaaatcgcatagtttttgggtgagctacgcggttttatttataattagaataattttgtgaatattttgcaatatctgaaattaattatggcaaatatgcgttccggggcaatgaatgtctgtgttttgagacagttttgtcttttggaaaccttggtcctcccttttttccgaacaaaacggggactatgcaacactgtggcatgctcgatattattatggtacggtttcaaggtgtattaaatatgattttaatctaaactttgttttcatgcccgtaataacagactttgaaagccatacttaaaaaccacacgcaacagtgcgccatctagtgagacaaaaaacgatagccctcattcgagTTAATTCAACTCTTGCTATATGTATAAACTAGTGATGCGCCGAATGTATCAAAGAAACTTCACcataggtaaaaataaaatagaagtaAGTTGTATGCTAACTAGACATTTgaatatagcaaaaaaaataatagattaagTGCCTGTTTCCAGTGGTAGCTTTAGACGTCGGCGACCTGAAAAGTTTCtcgttttttttgttcatttaaaaATCCGTCATCTAATTTGTGGTGCGCCATCGGCCTGGCAAAATATATTTTGCGGACGCCAAATTTAGGTCTTGCGCCACCACTGTCTGTTTCACCGTTTTCTACTATTCACGAAAAATAAGAGCAAACAAAGGAAAAAAATAGAACAGTTAAGATTTAAACagttaaaatcaaattaaattcatAAAACGAAATTATACTCATTCCACTAAAGATGTACGTAtagagtaataaaataaacgtgACAAGATGATTTACATCAATCATTTTTATGCTTGAGCAAATATTTGCTATTTCAATGATGGCAAGAACCACGAAACCATTTTTTTACATCTTTTCTCACATAGTAAATGATAATAATACTATACAACGTGTGACATCTAtaagaacatatattttaaataacaatagttttaactattgagaaccgttttatcgaaaaaatagaacaattacctttactaatggagatttttttttctcgagcagcaatgtaataaaaacatttatttaacgtttcAGAGGGGCAGTAAAtattaagccgcattcacatttatctgtcgtgttgtgttgtaaCGCATCaaaacggtatcggtttcaaaCACTTTTGATACAGgttgttgtgacggcttgtgttgtgttgtgtcgcatcaaagctatatactcaacgccgtatacagattacaaaaaaaactactcatgtATCGCcaataaaatgagaaagttttgcatcggtaagttttaacttttctaaataaagtacatttaatttataattgtaaagctaaaattaaatgcaacggaataaataaagaatttaatgtaaatattaatttcaccaaaaGATATATGGTCGAAACTGGTTTGTAgaagaaaagttcatattacagtggcaatacttcaggtttaaacaacatttgaatactattaatctcataatttgcgtgtaaatatttttgatatgcacataaatattgacaacaaatcacGTGTGTAAAACTATGGTAAACATGGCGGCCACAGAGCCACCATGACATCTCCAATTGTCACTTTCTTGGCATCTGGGGAGCtgccacgaaattcgaaaatcgaagttcgtatcgtattttCCTTctgactctcgtattaaataacttaagcgtcagcggggcgggatggcaagttacgaagtttgaattttgcacttcgtagtatggcCTGACATTTGGATTGATCGAATGCTTTCTATCCCAATTAAGATACCCATTTAAGGTCTAAATTGgtctaactaaaaacaaaatattataagactatttcttttattaatgTGCATGGGTTGGTTACATCTGGAACGTTACAATGACAATGACACTTGTGACCGTGACGTTCGGTcatctttggtaacttttttggaatctaaataCGGCGTTGAGTGTAGAGAATGAGAGACAGAGAGCACACAACacgacaaataaatgtgacCGACTGACTTTGTTAccgatacattgcgtgccgaattaatatgtatgaaaaagttttttttaaactagaaataatagtttatgtTCATTGGGGCTTATGCTTTCAgcccttaaaatattttttcttatggaAGTTAGACGTTGTATAACCATTATTATATATGATCAAACGAACATCTAGAAGCGAAGTTCGATCAATATTATATGACTCGCTTCATTCGAAGATATAATAATGTGTAGAACCTGGTTCCATTAAATGATTTTGAAAAACACAGCGATTAAATATGTAGTGCATTCAGCGCATCTCTAATattataacgcccctctttttgcgtcgggggttaaaacaccAGTATTTTTTGAGATACTTTCCATTCTGGTAGTGCACTTCAGACTGCAGAAATCCATATAAGTTTTAGCCTAAGAGCAATAGGTTATTTGATTTAATATGATTGGGAACATTCAACATTAAAAATGAGTATCAAACTCTTatcaaaaacaagaaaaaataaatatccatATCATCCACATAGGAATTCATATTTTCTTACAAAGTAAACACTAACAATTTTACTATTTGTGGGTTATTGCTCATAATCAGGACGTAACTAGGAAATATTTCTAAGATATTAGCTCAGATTCTCAAGTTCTTAATACCAAAAACTGAATCGAGGTTATATCCCTACCTCACGTCAGCCTTTGCCACGCCATGTATAGTTCTGACATTGAGGACGGTTATGTCAAAATCTTATTGAAGCTTCTTTACGAAGTTGCACATGACCCAACACAACCGTAGCGGTTCATGTGAACTATTGCGTGGCAGACGCTTTAGATTCTAGCTAGTTACGCCTGTCCTACTTTACTTACTATATAGGTAGACCTTGAACTTCCATAAGGTCTTCTTGAGGAGCGTGGGGATTGTTATGGGCGGTGGAGGCGAGCGGCACAGCGAAGGCCGCGTGGTGGTGcggccgcgggcgccgcggcgAGCGTGCCGT contains the following coding sequences:
- the Ripalpha gene encoding RPA-interacting protein alpha, with the protein product MSSPSSRSPSYRNIVLKHKHSPIELKEKMRKNYKDKVQNCRHMLLNKFRGTIGETDLRATLTEIYESMFDFTSDLTTTDEEIEIIAEIRNHLVQEELQWYLEEYDKSQTDNVDWSALEQDNVICPVCQRDNLKLNLDSLTCSQCKFVVQTKLSLDQIKKSLEICIEKHGETCANPAQFAIVPELNQLYLICHTCKDMQSVI